From a region of the Pseudomonadaceae bacterium SI-3 genome:
- a CDS encoding 2-isopropylmalate synthase, with amino-acid sequence MSSNDRVIIFDTTLRDGEQSPGASMTGEEKLRIAKALERLKVDVIEAGFAIASPGDFAAVKAVADHIKDSTVCSLARAVDADIERAAEALAGANSGRIHTFIATSPIHMQYKLRMQPDQVVEQAVRAVTKARNLCADVEFSCEDAGRSEIDFLCRIIEAAIDAGARTINIPDTVGYAIPHQYAETIRQLLERVPNADKAVFSVHCHNDLGLAVANSLAAVVAGARQVECTINGLGERAGNAALEEIVMAIKTRQDLLNVHTRIETEHILSASRLVSGITGFPVQPNKAIVGANAFAHESGIHQDGVLKHRETYEIMSAQSVGWNANKMVMGKHSGRAAFRARLEELGIVLPGEGELNAAFARFKELADKKHEIFDEDLQALVSDTLAEDVQEHFKLVTLEVASKTGEVPDAKLVLNVDGNEQAASAQGSGPVDATFKAIESVANSGATLQLYSVNAITKGTDSQGEVTVRLEKGGRIVNGNGADTDIVVASAKAYLNALNLMQVGAKAHPQVTGV; translated from the coding sequence ATGAGCAGCAACGACCGCGTCATCATCTTCGACACTACCCTGCGAGACGGTGAGCAGAGTCCCGGCGCTTCTATGACCGGCGAAGAAAAGCTGCGCATCGCCAAGGCCCTTGAGCGGCTGAAAGTGGACGTGATCGAGGCGGGCTTCGCCATCGCCAGCCCGGGCGATTTCGCCGCGGTCAAAGCCGTGGCGGATCACATCAAGGACAGCACCGTCTGTAGTCTCGCCCGTGCCGTGGATGCGGACATCGAGCGCGCCGCCGAAGCCCTGGCCGGTGCCAATTCCGGTCGCATCCACACCTTTATTGCCACCAGCCCGATCCATATGCAGTACAAGCTGCGCATGCAGCCGGATCAGGTGGTCGAGCAGGCCGTACGTGCGGTGACCAAGGCGCGTAACCTCTGCGCTGATGTGGAATTCTCGTGCGAGGACGCCGGCCGCTCGGAAATCGATTTCCTCTGCCGCATCATCGAAGCGGCCATCGATGCGGGCGCGCGCACCATCAACATTCCAGACACGGTCGGCTACGCCATCCCGCACCAATATGCGGAGACCATCCGCCAGCTGCTCGAGCGCGTTCCCAACGCGGACAAAGCCGTCTTCTCCGTTCACTGCCACAACGACCTGGGCCTGGCGGTGGCTAACTCGCTGGCGGCGGTCGTTGCCGGTGCGCGGCAGGTCGAGTGCACCATCAACGGCCTGGGCGAGCGCGCCGGTAACGCCGCGCTGGAGGAGATCGTCATGGCGATCAAGACGCGTCAGGACCTGCTCAACGTGCACACCCGCATCGAGACCGAGCACATTCTCAGCGCCTCGCGCCTGGTGTCCGGCATTACGGGCTTCCCAGTGCAGCCGAACAAGGCCATCGTCGGTGCCAATGCCTTTGCTCACGAATCCGGCATCCATCAGGATGGCGTGCTCAAGCACCGCGAAACCTATGAAATCATGTCCGCGCAGTCGGTCGGCTGGAACGCCAACAAGATGGTCATGGGCAAGCACTCGGGACGCGCCGCCTTTCGCGCGCGGCTCGAGGAGCTGGGTATCGTTTTGCCGGGCGAAGGCGAGTTGAACGCGGCTTTTGCCCGCTTCAAGGAGCTAGCCGACAAGAAGCACGAGATTTTCGATGAGGATTTGCAGGCGCTGGTTTCTGACACCCTTGCCGAGGACGTGCAGGAACATTTCAAGCTGGTGACGCTGGAAGTGGCGAGCAAGACCGGCGAGGTGCCGGACGCCAAGCTCGTGCTGAACGTGGATGGCAACGAGCAGGCTGCGTCAGCGCAGGGTTCTGGGCCAGTCGACGCAACTTTCAAAGCCATCGAGTCGGTGGCCAACTCAGGCGCCACACTTCAGCTGTACTCGGTTAACGCGATCACCAAGGGCACTGACTCGCAAGGCGAGGTCACGGTGCGGCTGGAGAAGGGCGGACGTATCGTCAACGGCAACGGTGCCGACACCGATATCGTCGTGGCCTCGGCCAAGGCCTACCTCAATGCGCTGAACCTGATGCAGGTTGGCGCCAAGGCTCATCCACAGGTGACCGGGGTTTGA
- a CDS encoding saccharopine dehydrogenase → MKKNVLIIGAGGVAKVVAHKCAQHNDELGRIAIASRSISKCRAIIDSVQAKGGLKQPGEIKAYVLDALDVEATKALIRETESQIVINVGSAFLNMAVLRACIDTGAAYLDTAIHEEPNKICETPPWYGNYEWKHLAECQEKGVTAILGAGFDPGVVNAYAALAQQEHFDTIESIDILDVNAGSHGKYFATNFDPEINFREFTGQVYSWQNSQWTTNTMFEVKRTDDLPVVGEQSLYLTGHDEVHSLSKHLGVPNVRFWMSFGDHYINVFTVLKNLGLLSEQPVRTAEGLEVVPLKVVKAVLPDPASLAPGYTGKTCIGDLIKGTKDGQPRELFIYNVADHEEAYAETESQGISYTAGVPPVAAALLVARGEWDAQRMVNVEQLPAQPFLKLLDAMGLPTRIKDEHGDRAWDQ, encoded by the coding sequence TTGAAGAAAAACGTTCTTATCATTGGTGCAGGAGGTGTCGCTAAGGTGGTGGCCCATAAGTGCGCGCAGCACAACGACGAACTCGGTCGTATTGCTATCGCGTCGCGCAGCATCTCCAAATGCCGGGCCATCATCGACAGCGTGCAGGCCAAGGGCGGATTGAAACAGCCCGGCGAGATCAAGGCCTACGTGCTGGACGCGCTTGACGTAGAAGCGACCAAGGCACTGATCCGTGAAACCGAATCGCAGATTGTCATCAATGTCGGTTCAGCCTTCCTGAATATGGCTGTGCTGCGCGCATGCATCGACACTGGCGCCGCGTATCTCGACACGGCAATCCACGAAGAGCCGAACAAGATTTGTGAAACCCCACCGTGGTATGGCAACTACGAGTGGAAGCACCTGGCCGAGTGCCAGGAAAAGGGTGTCACCGCCATTCTGGGTGCTGGCTTCGATCCGGGCGTGGTCAATGCTTACGCCGCCCTGGCGCAGCAGGAGCACTTCGACACGATCGAGTCGATCGACATCCTGGACGTCAATGCCGGTTCGCACGGCAAATATTTCGCGACCAACTTCGACCCGGAAATAAACTTCCGCGAATTCACCGGTCAGGTCTACAGCTGGCAGAACAGCCAGTGGACGACCAACACCATGTTCGAGGTCAAGCGCACCGACGACCTGCCGGTCGTGGGCGAGCAGAGCCTCTACCTGACCGGCCATGACGAGGTGCATTCGCTCTCCAAGCACCTCGGCGTACCGAACGTACGCTTCTGGATGAGCTTCGGTGATCACTACATCAATGTCTTCACCGTGCTGAAGAACCTCGGCCTGCTTTCCGAGCAGCCGGTCCGCACAGCCGAGGGCCTGGAAGTAGTGCCGCTCAAGGTGGTGAAGGCCGTACTGCCCGATCCCGCTTCGCTGGCGCCTGGCTACACCGGCAAGACCTGCATCGGCGATCTCATCAAAGGCACCAAGGACGGCCAGCCGCGCGAGCTGTTCATCTACAACGTGGCCGACCATGAAGAGGCCTACGCCGAGACGGAAAGTCAGGGCATTTCCTACACCGCTGGCGTGCCGCCGGTCGCCGCCGCGCTGCTGGTAGCGCGCGGAGAGTGGGATGCGCAGCGGATGGTTAACGTCGAGCAATTGCCGGCGCAGCCATTCCTCAAACTGCTCGACGCGATGGGCCTGCCCACGCGGATTAAGGACGAGCACGGCGACCGCGCTTGGGATCAATAA
- a CDS encoding carboxynorspermidine decarboxylase, which yields MIKTPYYLIDKQKLLGNLEKIAYVREQSGAKALLALKCFATWSVFDLMQQYMDGTTSSSLFELKLGRQKFAGEAHAYSVAWADDEIEEMVANCDKIIFNSIGQLERFEAATEGTIRGLRVNPQVSSSDYLLADPARPFSRLGEWDPEKIAAVMSKVSGFMFHNNCENGSFELFDKMLTTIEERFGPLLEQVEWVSLGGGIHFTGEGYPLDAFCARLKAFSERYGVQVYLEPGEAAITLSSSLEVTVLDTLYNGKNLAVVDSSIEAHMLDLLIYRLNAKMAPSDGEHSYMVCGKSCLAGDIFGEYQFDRPLAIGDRLSFIDAAGYTMVKKNWFNGLKMPSIVVKQLDGNVEVVREFDFDDYLSSLS from the coding sequence ATGATCAAGACGCCGTACTACCTCATCGACAAACAGAAACTGTTGGGCAATCTCGAAAAGATTGCCTACGTACGCGAGCAGTCCGGCGCCAAGGCGTTGCTGGCTCTTAAGTGCTTCGCCACCTGGTCGGTTTTCGACCTGATGCAGCAGTACATGGACGGTACTACTTCGTCGTCACTCTTTGAGCTCAAGCTCGGTCGGCAGAAATTCGCTGGAGAAGCGCATGCTTACAGCGTGGCCTGGGCCGACGATGAAATTGAAGAAATGGTCGCTAACTGCGACAAGATCATCTTCAACTCCATCGGCCAACTCGAGCGCTTCGAGGCCGCCACCGAAGGCACTATTCGGGGTTTGCGCGTGAACCCCCAGGTTAGCAGCTCCGACTACCTGCTCGCTGATCCGGCACGCCCGTTCAGCCGCCTGGGCGAATGGGACCCAGAGAAAATCGCCGCGGTCATGAGCAAGGTCTCTGGCTTCATGTTTCACAACAACTGTGAGAACGGCAGCTTCGAGCTGTTCGACAAGATGCTCACCACCATCGAGGAGCGCTTCGGCCCTCTGCTCGAACAGGTCGAGTGGGTCAGCCTTGGCGGCGGAATCCACTTCACCGGCGAGGGCTACCCACTCGATGCGTTCTGCGCTCGCCTGAAGGCCTTCTCCGAAAGGTATGGCGTGCAGGTCTACCTGGAGCCGGGCGAAGCGGCGATCACCCTCAGTTCCTCGCTGGAAGTGACGGTGCTCGACACCCTCTACAACGGCAAGAATCTCGCGGTCGTCGACAGCTCGATCGAGGCGCACATGCTCGATCTGCTGATCTACCGCCTGAACGCCAAGATGGCGCCCAGCGACGGCGAGCACAGCTACATGGTGTGCGGCAAATCCTGTCTGGCCGGCGACATCTTCGGCGAGTACCAATTCGATCGTCCGCTGGCCATCGGCGATCGGCTGTCGTTTATCGACGCTGCGGGTTACACCATGGTCAAGAAAAACTGGTTCAACGGGCTGAAAATGCCGTCCATCGTGGTAAAGCAGCTCGACGGCAACGTCGAGGTGGTGCGCGAGTTCGACTTTGATGATTACCTGTCCAGCCTTTCCTGA
- a CDS encoding chromosome partitioning protein, whose product MNIDLKEMTQLAPIFRELFKGYHLSRSEPECYAQLSSMQDQYRALFKALGFELVCDPRGFYYFVPEQMGAQVNKTAQRLALFTFILVEHLADQGRDPLAVLDGGTLGRDELPALLDKYRDLFLQAEVTTQDELEEKVIRRLTQLGFAEDSNGIYRFLPPMHRFLDVCLSVQQDRDLAASLHSSDLSLPAPQLIADEEEDEIILLDRDPDETEDDALARAIAEEKELEA is encoded by the coding sequence ATGAACATTGATCTGAAAGAAATGACCCAGCTGGCGCCGATTTTCCGCGAGCTGTTCAAGGGCTATCACCTGTCGCGCAGCGAGCCGGAGTGCTACGCCCAGCTGTCCAGCATGCAGGACCAATACCGCGCTCTGTTCAAGGCGCTCGGCTTCGAACTGGTCTGCGATCCGCGCGGCTTCTACTATTTTGTCCCCGAGCAGATGGGCGCACAGGTCAACAAGACCGCACAGCGACTGGCGCTGTTTACCTTCATCCTGGTCGAGCACTTGGCTGATCAGGGTCGCGATCCCCTCGCGGTGTTGGACGGCGGCACCCTGGGCCGGGATGAACTGCCGGCACTATTGGACAAGTACCGGGACCTGTTCCTGCAGGCTGAAGTGACGACGCAGGACGAGCTGGAAGAGAAGGTCATCCGCCGCCTGACTCAACTGGGTTTTGCCGAAGACAGCAATGGGATCTACCGCTTCCTGCCTCCCATGCACCGCTTCCTCGATGTCTGCCTGTCCGTCCAGCAGGACCGTGATCTCGCGGCCAGCCTGCACAGCAGCGATCTGTCTCTGCCAGCGCCTCAGCTAATCGCCGACGAGGAAGAAGACGAGATTATCCTGCTCGACCGTGACCCGGACGAAACCGAAGACGATGCCCTTGCGCGTGCCATCGCTGAAGAAAAGGAGCTTGAAGCATGA
- a CDS encoding chromosome partitioning protein ParA, with the protein MSQERYGIRRFALLNTAGYSLGMFPLETPLSVYGANNLGKSASINALQFPILARMSDMSFGKYSLEQSRKFYFASDTSYILVEVALPHGPHVIGVAGRGPGGGFGHQFFVYQGSLDLDHYQQNGTCLRQRELFANLERAGIKAYEAKPDELRRLLVGGHTAIPLDMTLIPLRSTSEQSLKTFRALFINLLHMREITAAKLKQLFLDAFEHNLRSGSVDYIAATEEAFRDVRRMEQDYQALVAAGPLVEALAAGVAQRELLRGKLHRLSPLLDSLLGTWQDYAGARKEELVIQAEHYRREQDGLQNEQRGSTAELMRLEREISEIQRWLGELAVLKNRFALVDDAHVLEQQLLAAKDAHDELAGALSQSRQFSSEDLDERLRDLEKRLKSVRQQLDHADNNSYSRLREEFSQADVDRLMRLFNGQLFSLPLGDKGIALDDGEAWVKSLEAVLNGFKGERFEAPGVSIDLSHIEPPALQALADRAALRDQKDRLERELKQLKAQHSVAVDRAASKAQAEQLYQQVLDSQKALEDFRRCQTLSTEEGSKLEQLAQAEAAQDELKRTSDAFTERVQHLSAKLQLVGRQLADLEAKERTLEDALRRRQLLPADLPFGTSFMDPVDDSLDNLQPLLNDYQDSWQALQRVDGQIEALYAQVRLKGVAKFDSEEDPERRLQLLVNAYAHRQDEALTLAKARRAAVTDIARTLRNIRSDYDSLEHQLALFNREINKRQVSNLESFRIVLAPNKDALKHIDQIIHSAGQYEQGETLSVFDLQQSSEQDSKNEEAKEYLARLVAANNNQLGLKDLFELAFEITKVGGQPVIHTDIDGAASNGTTMTIKALTNMYLLLHLMDREQAGRIRLPYYLDEAADIDERNQQALIETSLQLGFVPILASVKPQVSAHVAIDLEGGSGPSGIYIDEADWKFIKRREQAEPFDVAAAQRPAKEVEPVS; encoded by the coding sequence ATGAGCCAGGAACGCTACGGCATCCGCCGCTTTGCTTTGCTAAACACTGCAGGCTACAGCCTCGGCATGTTCCCGCTGGAAACGCCGCTGTCGGTATATGGCGCCAACAACCTCGGCAAGTCCGCATCGATCAACGCCCTGCAGTTCCCGATTCTGGCGCGCATGTCGGACATGAGTTTCGGCAAGTACAGCCTGGAGCAGTCGCGCAAGTTCTACTTTGCCAGCGACACCAGCTACATCCTCGTCGAAGTCGCCCTGCCCCATGGCCCTCACGTGATCGGCGTTGCCGGCCGCGGTCCGGGTGGCGGCTTCGGCCATCAATTCTTTGTCTACCAAGGCTCTCTGGACCTCGATCACTACCAGCAGAACGGTACCTGCCTGCGCCAACGCGAGCTGTTCGCCAATCTTGAGCGGGCGGGCATCAAGGCCTACGAGGCCAAGCCAGACGAGCTGCGACGGCTGCTAGTCGGTGGCCACACCGCAATCCCGCTGGACATGACGCTCATCCCACTGCGTTCGACCAGCGAGCAGAGCCTCAAAACCTTCCGCGCGTTGTTCATCAACCTGCTGCACATGCGCGAGATCACCGCAGCCAAGCTCAAGCAGCTATTCCTCGATGCATTCGAGCACAACCTGCGCTCCGGCAGCGTCGACTACATCGCCGCCACCGAAGAAGCCTTCCGCGACGTGCGCCGGATGGAGCAGGATTATCAGGCACTAGTTGCGGCCGGTCCGCTGGTCGAGGCCCTTGCTGCGGGCGTGGCCCAGCGTGAACTGCTGCGCGGCAAGCTGCATCGGCTGTCCCCTTTGCTCGACTCGCTGCTGGGCACCTGGCAGGACTATGCCGGCGCGCGCAAGGAGGAACTGGTCATCCAGGCCGAGCACTATCGCCGCGAGCAGGACGGTTTACAGAATGAACAGCGCGGCAGCACGGCCGAGCTGATGCGACTGGAGCGCGAAATCAGCGAGATTCAGCGCTGGCTGGGAGAACTGGCGGTGCTGAAAAACCGCTTTGCTCTGGTCGACGATGCTCACGTGCTGGAGCAACAGCTGCTCGCCGCCAAGGACGCTCATGACGAGCTGGCAGGCGCTTTGTCGCAATCGCGCCAGTTCTCCAGCGAAGATCTAGACGAGCGTCTGCGCGATCTGGAGAAACGCCTGAAATCGGTCCGGCAGCAACTGGACCATGCGGACAACAACAGCTATTCGCGCCTGCGCGAGGAGTTCTCACAAGCGGACGTCGATCGCCTGATGCGGCTGTTCAACGGGCAGCTGTTCAGCCTGCCGCTAGGGGATAAAGGCATCGCGCTGGATGATGGCGAGGCATGGGTCAAATCACTCGAAGCGGTCCTGAACGGCTTTAAGGGCGAGCGATTCGAAGCGCCGGGCGTCTCCATCGACCTTTCGCATATCGAACCACCGGCCCTTCAGGCGTTGGCCGACCGTGCTGCTCTGCGTGACCAGAAAGACCGTCTCGAGCGGGAGCTGAAGCAGCTGAAGGCGCAGCACTCGGTGGCAGTCGACCGCGCCGCCAGCAAGGCTCAGGCCGAACAACTCTACCAGCAAGTCCTCGATTCACAGAAAGCGCTGGAAGACTTCCGCCGCTGCCAGACGCTGTCGACCGAGGAAGGCAGCAAGCTCGAACAGCTGGCGCAGGCGGAGGCTGCACAAGACGAGCTCAAGCGAACCAGCGATGCCTTTACCGAACGCGTCCAGCACCTGTCGGCAAAACTCCAACTGGTCGGCCGTCAGCTGGCGGATCTGGAAGCCAAGGAGCGCACGCTAGAAGACGCGCTGCGTCGTCGCCAGCTGCTACCAGCAGACTTGCCCTTTGGCACGTCATTCATGGATCCAGTGGACGATTCGCTAGACAACCTGCAACCGCTGCTCAACGACTATCAGGACAGTTGGCAAGCGCTGCAGCGCGTCGACGGGCAGATCGAAGCGCTCTATGCGCAGGTTCGCCTCAAGGGCGTCGCCAAGTTCGACAGCGAAGAGGATCCGGAGCGCCGCTTGCAGCTGCTGGTGAACGCCTACGCGCATCGCCAGGACGAAGCCCTCACACTGGCCAAGGCGCGCCGCGCAGCGGTTACCGACATTGCCCGCACTCTGCGCAATATCCGCAGCGACTACGATAGCCTTGAACATCAACTGGCCCTGTTTAACCGCGAAATTAACAAGCGTCAGGTATCCAACCTCGAAAGCTTCCGCATCGTGCTGGCTCCGAACAAGGATGCGCTTAAGCACATCGACCAGATCATCCACAGCGCCGGACAATACGAGCAAGGCGAGACGCTCTCGGTTTTCGACCTGCAGCAAAGCAGCGAGCAGGACAGCAAGAACGAAGAAGCCAAGGAGTACCTGGCACGCTTGGTGGCTGCCAACAACAATCAGCTCGGCTTGAAAGATCTGTTCGAGCTGGCTTTCGAAATCACCAAGGTCGGCGGCCAGCCGGTGATTCATACCGACATCGACGGGGCGGCGTCCAACGGCACGACGATGACCATCAAAGCGCTGACCAATATGTACCTGCTACTGCACCTGATGGATCGTGAGCAAGCAGGGCGCATTCGTCTGCCCTACTACCTGGACGAAGCCGCCGATATCGACGAGCGTAACCAGCAAGCGCTGATCGAAACCAGCTTGCAGCTTGGCTTCGTGCCGATCCTCGCCTCGGTTAAACCGCAGGTCTCAGCACACGTCGCTATCGACCTGGAAGGCGGCAGCGGCCCGAGCGGAATCTACATCGACGAGGCGGACTGGAAGTTCATCAAGCGTCGTGAGCAAGCCGAGCCATTTGACGTCGCAGCTGCTCAAAGGCCTGCTAAAGAGGTCGAGCCAGTCAGCTGA
- a CDS encoding protein-methionine-sulfoxide reductase heme-binding subunit MsrQ produces MRYPWLRLLLFCSVASVPCYWLYLAATAALGPDPGKVLVDNLGQGALVLLLASLAMTPLRTLTGWSGWIAFRRQIGLWAFGYAALHLAAYLYFLLGLEFSEFAAELVERPYIALGAIALVGLLMLAMTSTRWSMRKLGKRWKKLHRIVYPTLLVVLLHMLWVVRSDAGQWSLYATVAAVLLAARVPSVERRLVRTSAVWRGEQAANKRQNNG; encoded by the coding sequence ATGCGCTATCCCTGGTTGAGGTTGCTGCTTTTTTGCTCCGTTGCCAGCGTGCCGTGCTATTGGCTCTATCTCGCCGCGACCGCCGCGTTGGGTCCGGATCCCGGCAAAGTGTTGGTTGATAATCTCGGGCAGGGCGCGTTGGTTCTTCTTCTAGCCTCACTGGCGATGACGCCTCTACGAACCCTGACAGGATGGTCTGGCTGGATCGCGTTTCGACGGCAGATCGGGCTGTGGGCATTCGGTTACGCCGCGCTTCATTTAGCTGCTTATCTATATTTCCTGTTGGGTTTGGAATTCAGCGAGTTTGCTGCTGAGCTGGTTGAGCGTCCTTACATCGCTTTGGGTGCTATCGCGCTGGTCGGCCTGTTAATGCTCGCAATGACCTCGACGCGCTGGAGCATGCGCAAACTCGGTAAGCGCTGGAAGAAGCTGCACCGCATCGTCTATCCGACGCTGCTAGTCGTATTGCTTCATATGCTTTGGGTCGTGAGATCCGATGCCGGCCAGTGGAGCCTCTACGCAACAGTCGCAGCGGTTCTGCTTGCTGCACGTGTACCGTCTGTTGAAAGACGGTTGGTCAGAACTAGCGCGGTGTGGCGTGGTGAGCAGGCGGCGAATAAACGCCAAAACAACGGTTGA
- a CDS encoding protein-methionine-sulfoxide reductase catalytic subunit MsrP: MLIRTPRRSDCLESEVTPEALYLNRRRFMQGAAFSAAAAGLPAFAQADPRYADVEPANAPAWFDEKLRQAKWGAVTVKNEAITPYPDATHYNNFYEFGPDKGDPARHASQLVTEPWVVTVDGEVAKPGKYSIEDLVSDAALEERIYRLRCVEAWSMVIPWLGVSLADLISRLEPTSDAKYVRFETLARPEQMPGMRTGFSLIDWPYVEGLRMDEAMHPLSLIAIGMYGRVLPNQNGAPLRLVVPWKYGFKSIKSIVRISFVREQPATTWESMAPQEYGFYANVNPNVSHPRWSQARERRLPGSLFSPNVRETQMFNGYEEEVAHLYAGMNLRKNY, translated from the coding sequence ATGCTTATCAGAACGCCGCGTCGCAGTGATTGTCTCGAATCAGAGGTAACCCCGGAAGCGCTCTATCTAAACCGTCGACGGTTCATGCAAGGAGCAGCTTTCTCCGCTGCGGCCGCTGGGCTGCCTGCGTTCGCTCAAGCCGACCCTCGCTACGCAGACGTGGAGCCGGCTAATGCTCCCGCGTGGTTTGACGAAAAGCTACGTCAAGCAAAATGGGGCGCGGTAACGGTTAAAAACGAAGCCATCACCCCTTATCCAGACGCTACGCATTACAACAATTTCTACGAGTTCGGGCCGGATAAAGGCGATCCGGCGCGGCATGCGTCACAGCTTGTTACTGAGCCTTGGGTAGTAACTGTCGATGGAGAAGTGGCAAAGCCGGGGAAGTATTCGATCGAAGACCTTGTTTCAGACGCCGCGCTTGAAGAGCGAATCTACCGCCTGCGTTGCGTCGAAGCCTGGTCGATGGTTATACCTTGGCTCGGCGTTTCTCTGGCTGACTTGATCAGTCGGTTGGAGCCCACTTCCGACGCTAAGTATGTTCGTTTTGAAACCTTGGCGCGCCCCGAACAGATGCCTGGCATGCGTACTGGGTTTTCCCTCATCGATTGGCCCTATGTCGAAGGTTTGAGAATGGACGAGGCCATGCATCCGCTGAGCTTGATCGCTATTGGTATGTATGGACGCGTGTTGCCAAACCAGAATGGTGCGCCATTGCGTCTTGTAGTGCCCTGGAAGTATGGATTCAAAAGTATCAAGTCTATCGTTCGGATCAGTTTCGTTCGTGAGCAGCCTGCGACCACGTGGGAATCGATGGCTCCTCAAGAGTATGGTTTCTACGCTAACGTCAATCCCAATGTTTCCCACCCTCGCTGGTCTCAAGCTCGTGAGCGACGATTGCCAGGGAGCCTGTTTAGCCCGAATGTGCGTGAGACTCAGATGTTCAATGGGTACGAGGAAGAAGTCGCGCACTTATATGCAGGGATGAATCTGAGAAAGAACTATTAA
- the pssA gene encoding CDP-diacylglycerol--serine O-phosphatidyltransferase has translation MSEHPEEPNKPIEPESLLPIDEHIEESQDAEGRKVRHRGIYLLPNLFTTANLFAGFFCIITAINGNFYVAAATVFVAMVLDSLDGRVARLTNTQSAFGAEYDSLSDMVAFGLAPAVLAYQWALSSLGNVGLTVAFIYVACAALRLARFNTQIGKVDKKWFIGLASPAAAGVVAGSVWAVWALDEPGVRGLDLPLAVIMLFALLVAAAGLLMVSNIKYYSFKDLDLKGRVPFVAILIVVLVFAVVFSDPPRILLLIFLAYAISGPVQFLMRRRKRAES, from the coding sequence ATGAGTGAGCATCCCGAAGAGCCGAACAAACCCATCGAACCGGAAAGTCTTCTGCCAATTGACGAGCACATCGAAGAGAGCCAGGACGCCGAAGGTCGTAAGGTTCGCCATCGTGGTATCTACCTGCTCCCTAACTTGTTCACGACGGCCAATCTGTTTGCCGGTTTTTTCTGCATCATCACGGCAATCAACGGCAACTTCTATGTCGCTGCTGCCACCGTCTTTGTCGCGATGGTGCTGGATAGCCTGGACGGCCGAGTCGCGCGTCTGACCAACACCCAGAGCGCATTCGGTGCGGAGTATGATTCGCTGTCGGATATGGTCGCTTTCGGTCTAGCTCCGGCCGTACTCGCCTATCAGTGGGCACTCTCCAGTCTCGGAAATGTCGGGTTGACCGTCGCCTTCATTTACGTGGCCTGCGCAGCCTTAAGGCTTGCGCGCTTCAACACCCAGATAGGCAAGGTTGATAAAAAGTGGTTCATTGGCTTGGCGAGTCCTGCCGCTGCAGGGGTCGTGGCTGGCTCGGTCTGGGCGGTTTGGGCGCTTGATGAGCCAGGGGTCCGCGGTCTCGATCTGCCATTGGCGGTGATCATGTTGTTTGCGCTGCTGGTTGCTGCTGCGGGCCTGCTGATGGTCAGCAACATAAAGTACTACAGCTTCAAGGATCTCGATCTGAAAGGGCGGGTGCCCTTTGTGGCGATACTGATCGTAGTCCTGGTGTTTGCCGTGGTGTTCAGTGATCCGCCGCGTATTCTGCTTCTGATCTTCCTCGCCTATGCCATTTCTGGACCGGTACAGTTTCTGATGCGTCGCCGCAAACGCGCCGAAAGTTGA